From a single Salvelinus namaycush isolate Seneca chromosome 14, SaNama_1.0, whole genome shotgun sequence genomic region:
- the LOC120059136 gene encoding G-protein coupled receptor 182-like, giving the protein MNEFDLHNSSLNFFNGTPWFVYECTLNLDKDYQRIALFLLYLLLFMVGLAENTLVVWVNWRRRHSANGVLFCVINVSLSDLMVVLMLPFYMLEVTMDKVWLWGRFLCKVTHLIYVINFYSSSFFLAFMTLERYLSLSRPSSPACFPVARRRRWLLCGGLWLLSLFLALLENVHMDLLEWDEPGCYMLPENNYTEWFVSVSFLCLIFQFLGPASVIVTCNILIARAVRSAPDVQGKRDVWLVHVYSLVFVLCWLPYHMVLFLMMVDDLDPHVFSCNTVEVLYNSYSVVEGLSLFHCIANPVLYNFLSKSFRSNLINAVVHYAPREGPGGSNPQETAPNAGGPDTRKKQRKLSNMSTSHSDVAGL; this is encoded by the coding sequence ATGAACGAATTTGATTTGCACAACTCCTCGTTAAATTTCTTCAATGGCACGCCCTGGTTCGTCTACGAGTGCACCCTCAACCTGGATAAGGACTATCAGCGGATCGCCTTGTTCCTCCTCTACCTGCTGCTGTTCATGGTGGGGCTGGCTGAAAACACCCTGGTGGTCTGGGTCAATTGGCGCCGGCGCCACTCGGCCAACGGCGTCTTGTTCTGCGTTATCAACGTGAGCTTGTCGGACCTGATGGTGGTTCTGATGTTGCCCTTCTACATGCTGGAGGTGACCATGGACAAGGTATGGCTGTGGGGCCGCTTCCTGTGTAAAGTCACCCACCTCATCTACGTGATCAACTTCTATAGCAGCTCCTTCTTCCTGGCCTTCATGACCCTGGAGCGCTACCTGTCCCTGTCCAGGCCCTCGTCTCCCGCCTGCTTCCCCGTGGCCAGACGTCGCCGCTGGCTACTCTGCGGTGGTCtctggctcctctccctgttcctggCTCTGCTGGAGAACGTCCACATGGACCTGCTGGAGTGGGACGAGCCGGGCTGCTACATGCTGCCAGAGAACAACTACACCGAATGGTTCGTCTccgtctccttcctctgcctcaTCTTCCAGTTCCTTGGCCCGGCCTCCGTCATCGTCACCTGTAACATCTTGATAGCCCGAGCGGTGCGCTCCGCTCCAGACGTGCAGGGAAAACGGGACGTCTGGCTGGTGCATGTTTACTCCCTGGTGTTTGTCCTCTGCTGGCTGCCGTACCACATGGTCTTGTTCCTGATGATGGTGGATGATCTGGACCCTCACGTGTTCAGCTGCAACACAGTGGAGGTGCTCTACAACTCCTACAGTGTGGTTGAGGGCCTGTCGCTCTTCCACTGCATCGCCAACCCTGTCCTTTACAACTTCCTCAGCAAGAGCTTCCGTTCCAACCTGATCAACGCTGTGGTCCACTATGCACCTAGGGAGGGCCCAGGAGGGTCGAATCCCCAAGAAACTGCACCCAACGCAGGAGGACCAGACACTAGGAAGAAACAACGCAAGCTTAGCAACATGAGCACCAGTCACTCTGATGTTGCTGGGTTGTAG
- the LOC120059607 gene encoding zinc finger and BTB domain-containing protein 39-like produces MRIRLQGSGHAAGLLAELNHCRLSRLFCDVILQVGSRAFAVHRAVLACAGTHFRSLFSGRGTQIVTSGAGATTTYTLDFVSPANFEKVLTFIYTGEIFTDLIDVGVLYELAERLGVRELVRACHATFPDLQQPGSGSADCVVDGDLDPDMVAAAAAGSSVCSSSAASCSSLSSSAGPSAAPTPAAAPSPLPQGSRVARLGRGGGHTAPLSLSLKAEDVQSHLGYGQMAEDKRLQLTGDQQSSVDMSTVAVGATPGPPLQLKTEEVVVGDGVGNSEEEQMVVSGSRAGSVPPCVSDSCSYPDSSAQLGGDICGVREASMSSSGDPLDSLQMGVVEAGVGGVSSDHAGVIFGGEDDEDDDEENEEEREHLQGDEEGTDGGVDQWRQLAGEIIELSDGENYMEEEDEEEDEDEDLVCVENRAAVSAGGVNTGQVSSVQGIMACKACGMALLADSASLRAHAETHLSETGACRVCGASFPGDRGASITHALSHVVFSCDMCHLQFNSQAKLVRHRRQAAARYTLPSQLHNATQGHNGELQCAVCNKALTKDFQVIRDHLLSHVSIQSLSCGVCQLPQPSLCALLWHALTHLSLPVYSCPLCACGFLDRPLLDRHMFLHAEEAATDREAMRAHKAAGPEGEEELRCFLCPQTFRSASAFQYHLSFHTNEAQGSQGWAGKRKADQIEYPSSCSSSSPLEAGSLGKLGNMGFGLGSFSLSDKLLQGAVAAGFPTGLLSNGNSMGGTIPREKWYRCRFCGKRFAHSGEFTYHLRIHTGEKPYQCKVCLRFFRGRSTMICHLKTHAGALMYRCTICGLYFSTLKLVSSHMDVHKDHLPPDFNIEQTFMYNDHSKEPLPALDT; encoded by the exons ATGAGGATTCGGCTGCAGGGCTCAGGCCACGCCGCTGGCCTTCTCGCCGAACTCAACCACTGCCGTCTGTCTCGCCTCTTCTGTGATGTCATCCTCCAGGTGGGGAGCCGCGCCTTTGCAGTGCACCGCGCCGTGCTCGCGTGCGCCGGAACCCACTTCCGCAGCCTGTTCTCGGGCAGGGGGACCCAGATCGTAACCTCAGGAGCCGGAGCCACGACAACGTACACTCTGGATTTTGTGTCCCCGGCCAATTTTGAGAAGGTGCTGACTTTCATCTACACGGGAGAGATCTTCACAGACCTGATAGATGTAGGAGTGCTGTATGAGCTGGCAGAGAGGCTGGGGGTGAGAGAGCTGGTGAGGGCCTGTCACGCTACCTTCCCTGACCTGCAGCAACCGGGCTCTGGCTCTGCAGACTGTGTGGTGGATGGAGACCTGGACCCTGACATGGTtgcagctgctgctgctgggtcATCCGTGTGCTCGTCCTCTGCAGCGTCTTGTTCCTCCCTGTCATCATCTGCTGGTCCCTCGGCTGCTCCTACTCCAGCGGCGgccccctcacctctcccccaGGGCAGCAGGGTGGCCAGGCTGGGCCGGGGTGGTGGACACACAgcccctctgtccctgtccctcaaAGCAGAGGACGTCCAGTCTCACCTGGGCTATGGACAGATGGCCGAAGACAAACGGCTACAGCTGACAGGAGATCAGCAGAGTTCAGTAGACATGTCCACTGTAGCTGTGGGGGCTACACCTGGACCTCCCCTGCAGCTGAAGActgaggaggtggtggtgggagaCGGGGTTGGTAacagtgaggaagaacagatggTAGTTAGTGGGAGTAGGGCTGGTTCTGTACCTCCATGTGTGTCTGACTCCTGCTCCTACCCTGACTCGTCAGCCCAGCTGGGAGGGGACATCTGTGGGGTGAGGGAGGCCTCCATGTCCTCCTCTGGAGACCCCCTGGACAGCCTGCAGATGGGAGTGGTGGAGGCTGGGGTGGGAGGGGTGAGCTCTGACCACGCAGGGGTCATCTTTGGGGGGGAGGATGATGAAGACGATGATGAAGAGaacgaggaagagagagagcatctGCAGGGAGATGAAGAAGGGACTGATGGAGGAGTGGAccagtggagacagctggctggaGAGATCATCGAGTTGAGCGATGGCGAGAACTAcatggaggaggaagatgaggaggaggatgaagacgaGGACTTGGTGTGTGTGGAGAACAGAGCAGCGGTCAGTGCAGGAGGTGTGAACACTGGCCAGGTGTCGTCGGTGCAGGGTATAATGGCGTGTAAAGCCTGTGGAATGGCACTGTTGGCAGACTCCGCTTCCCTGAGGGCCCACGCAGAGACCCACCTCTCTGAGACAGGGGCCTGCAGGGTGTGTGGGGCATCTTTCCCCGGAGACCGTGGCGCCAGCATCACCCACGCCCTGTCCCATGTGGTGTTCTCTTGTGACATGTGTCATCTCCAGTTCAACAGCCAGGCCAAGTTGGTACGCCACCGGCGCCAAGCTGCAGCCAGGTACACCCTCCCCAGTCAGCTCCACAACGCCACCCAGGGGCACAACGGGGAGCTGCAGTGTGCTGTCTGTAACAAAGCCCTCACCAAGGACTTCCAG gtCATCAGGGATCACCTGCTTAGTCACGTGTCTATCCAGTCACTGAGCTGCGGTGTGTGCCAGCTGCCCCAGCCCTCCCTGTGTGCCCTGCTGTGGCACGCCCTCACCCACCTCTCCCTGCCAGTCTACTCATGCCCGCTCTGCGCCTGCGGCTTCCTAGATCGCCCTCTGCTGGACAGACACATGTTCCTGCATGCTGAGGAGGCCGCCACTGACAGAGAGGCCATGAGGGCTCATAAAGCAGCCGgaccagagggagaggaggagctgCGTTGCTTCTTATGCCCACAGACCTTCCGCTCCGCCTCAGCCTTCCAGTACCACCTGAGCTTTCACACCAACGAGGCCCAGGGCAGCCAGGGGTGGGCAGGGAAACGAAAGGCTGACCAGATAGAGTACCCTTCCtcttgctcctcctcctcccccctggaGGCAGGCAGCCTGGGGAAGCTGGGCAACATGGGCTTCGGCCTGGGCTCCTTCAGCCTCTCAGACAAGCTGCTCCAGGGGGCCGTGGCGGCTGGCTTTCCCACGGGCCTCCTGTCCAATGGGAACTCCATGGGTGGCACCATCCCCCGGGAGAAATGGTACCGCTGTCGCTTCTGTGGCAAACGCTTTGCCCACTCTGGCGAGTTCACCTACCACTTGCGCATCCACACTGGGGAGAAGCCGTACCAGTGCAAGGTGTGCCTGAGGTTCTTCCGAGGGCGCTCCACTATGATCTGCCACCTGAAGACCCACGCCGGGGCACTCATGTACCGCTGCACCATTTGCGGCCTCTACTTTTCCACGCTCAAGCTGGTGTCCTCCCACATGGACGTCCACAAAGACCACCTGCCTCCAGACTTCAACATAGAGCAGACCTTCATGTACAACGACCACTCCAAAGAACCCCTCCCCGCCCTGGACACCTGA